A genomic region of Prevotella scopos JCM 17725 contains the following coding sequences:
- a CDS encoding PorV/PorQ family protein → MNTKHIILLACVALLGATQANAQGQDLSILTANPDARTAAMGNASAAAEGMYLYNNPAAIFATDKKFTADASASLFEKAEGADGTFGIYALSAGYKLAKRHAVFAGFRYAGGLSLKGSDLFGNPTKDYKPYNWTLDLGYTYFFGKGFAAYATGSLIYSHLSKNATGAAFSVGGAYQNNELTLANKPANLMLDAKVGAIGPQLDYGNKHKTTLPTYLAVGGALSVEVAEKHQVAAALSSRYFFQPSENKIFMLGGGLEYTYNKMVSVRAGYEYGDHDLSHITMGAGFKYHGLRLNGAYNLKTVDTGSSYCTIGIGYDF, encoded by the coding sequence ATGAATACAAAACATATCATTCTCTTGGCTTGCGTAGCACTTCTCGGTGCTACGCAGGCGAATGCCCAAGGGCAAGACCTCTCAATATTAACAGCTAACCCTGATGCTCGAACAGCTGCCATGGGTAATGCGTCGGCTGCAGCTGAGGGGATGTATCTATACAATAATCCTGCTGCCATCTTCGCTACTGACAAGAAGTTCACTGCAGATGCTTCTGCCTCTCTCTTTGAAAAGGCAGAGGGTGCTGATGGAACCTTCGGCATTTACGCTCTTTCTGCTGGCTATAAGTTGGCTAAGCGTCATGCTGTCTTCGCTGGTTTCCGCTATGCTGGAGGACTAAGTCTAAAGGGTTCCGACCTCTTTGGCAATCCAACTAAGGACTATAAGCCTTATAACTGGACCCTCGACTTGGGTTATACCTATTTCTTTGGTAAGGGATTCGCTGCCTACGCAACAGGAAGTCTTATCTATAGTCACCTCTCAAAGAATGCTACGGGAGCCGCTTTCTCTGTGGGTGGAGCCTATCAAAACAACGAGTTGACCCTCGCCAACAAACCTGCCAACCTCATGCTTGATGCAAAGGTGGGTGCAATTGGTCCTCAACTCGACTATGGTAACAAGCACAAGACGACGCTCCCAACCTATCTTGCCGTAGGTGGTGCGCTGTCTGTAGAGGTAGCAGAGAAGCATCAAGTTGCTGCAGCCTTGTCTTCTCGCTACTTCTTCCAACCATCAGAGAACAAAATCTTTATGCTTGGTGGCGGACTTGAATACACCTATAACAAGATGGTATCTGTACGTGCTGGCTATGAATATGGTGACCACGACCTCAGTCACATCACAATGGGTGCGGGCTTTAAGTATCACGGATTACGTTTGAACGGAGCATACAACCTAAAGACAGTAGACACAGGAAGTAGCTACTGTACCATAGGTATTGGCTATGATTTCTAA